A portion of the Archocentrus centrarchus isolate MPI-CPG fArcCen1 chromosome 19, fArcCen1, whole genome shotgun sequence genome contains these proteins:
- the LOC115797849 gene encoding uncharacterized protein LOC115797849 — protein MARKTADRNKARFDKQVVESTLEAGDRVLVRNVRLRGKNKLADKWESDVYIVVRQSGDIPVYVVRPETKDGPLRTLHRDLLLPCGFLSATSAEIENPVKEKPRRPKTRQYSRTDNSDHSEERESDSGDSYPFLYGYRDIMVETADPRHTPVVGPSLMVGSTPEPPHVPVVEQASDVVPHCTTPRATAVTNLPNVSLEDSTLHKLSSLEVNPPETNPVENDTLGTDSDERTFPGQDAETHSQSEEDRVSTPPDTNHDETRQTDHTGDCDNDYLRRSTRRRVPAQRLTYPELGNPLVTVVQSLFHSLSAVITDSLNEPTQSRVLTV, from the coding sequence ATGGCAAGGAAAACGGCAGATCGCAATAAAGCAAGATTTGACAAACAGGTTGTCGAATCCACTTTGGAAGCAGGTGACAGAGTTTTGGTTAGAAATGTTCGGCTCAGAGGCAAGAACAAGCTGGCTGACAAGTGGGAGTCAGATGTGTATATTGTAGTGAGACAGTCAGGTGACATTCCAGTCTATGTTGTGAGGCCTGAGACTAAAGATGGCCCATTAAGAACTCTCCACCGTGAtttgttattaccttgtggatTCCTTTCTGCTACCTCAGCTGAAATTGAGAACCCTGTAAAGGAAAAACCCAGGCGACCAAAGACTCGTCAGTACTCAAGGACTGACAATTCAGATCACTCAGAGGAGCGAGAATCTGATTCAGGAGATAGCTACCCTTTCCTCTATGGTTACAGGGATATAATGGTGGAAACTGCAGACCCCCGTCATACCCCTGTGGTTGGTCCATCACTTATGGTTGGCAGcacacctgaaccacctcatgTGCCTGTAGTTGAACAGGCCTCAGACGTAGTTCCTCATTGCACCACTCCAAGAGCAACTGCTGTGACTAACCTACCCAATGTGAGCCTAGAGGATAGCACCTTGCACAAACTGAGTTCTTTGGAGGTAAATCCACCAGAAACCAATCCAGTCGAGAACGACACACTTGGAACAGACTCTGACGAGAGGACTTTCCCAGGCCAAGATGCTGAAACACACAGCCAATCTGAGGAAGATCGAGTTAGCACTCCTCCAGACACAAACCATGATGAAACTAGACAAACTGATCATACTGGAGACTGTGACAATGACTATTTAAGGAGATCTACCAGACGCAGAGTACCTGCACAGAGACTGACTTATCCCGAGCTGGGGAACCCATTGGTCACAGTAGTCCAATCATTATTCCACAGTTTAAGTGCAGTGATTACAGACTCTTTGAATGAGCCTACACAATCTAGAGTGTTGACAGTGTAA